Proteins encoded in a region of the Rhodococcus sp. SBT000017 genome:
- the benB gene encoding benzoate 1,2-dioxygenase small subunit yields the protein MTATVDNTDIQQAASSRLITQSSIEQFLYREARYLDDREFEKWLTCYADDVEYWMPCWDDNDLLTEDPQTDISLIYYENKGGLEDRVFRIRTERSSATSIPEPRTSHNISNVEVIERRGDIVDVRFNWHTMYFRYKTIDPYYGTSFYTIDFSGDSPLIRRKTVVLKNDYIHHVVDIYHF from the coding sequence ATGACTGCCACTGTCGACAACACCGATATTCAGCAGGCCGCATCGTCGCGCCTGATCACCCAGTCATCCATCGAGCAGTTCCTCTACCGCGAAGCGCGCTACCTCGACGATCGCGAGTTCGAGAAATGGCTCACGTGCTATGCGGACGACGTCGAGTACTGGATGCCCTGCTGGGACGACAACGATCTCCTCACCGAGGATCCCCAGACCGACATCTCGCTGATCTACTACGAGAACAAAGGTGGGCTGGAGGATCGGGTGTTCCGCATCAGGACCGAACGGTCCAGTGCCACGTCGATACCCGAACCACGGACCAGTCACAACATCAGCAACGTCGAGGTCATCGAACGTCGAGGAGATATCGTCGACGTCCGATTCAACTGGCACACCATGTATTTCCGCTACAAGACCATCGATCCGTACTACGGAACATCGTTCTACACGATCGACTTCTCCGGCGACTCGCCGCTCATCCGGCGCAAGACCGTGGTGCTGAAGAACGACTACATCCACCACGTCGTCGACATCTACCACTTCTGA
- a CDS encoding LuxR family transcriptional regulator, producing MSPSPLIGRGELLDVLLRTVDASATASTFAVLTGPPGIGVSSILRQLERTVGTEVQRTVVRRIGAVSWETQVPFALVRQFVPAIDMEGAEPVDWGNRIADALPPDCLTVLLIDDAHDCDADSLRAFASAVRHHRSAKLAVVCTRKPLPEGSIESHDVLDRAADLSLAVPPLTVSAVTEIAALQGIILSPSSAAHLTRHTGGRPRYAVALLDEVPGETWKGVRPELPAPAFVAAGVRTTLGLCTDEARRLITAVAVLECGRPLTTVCQVAGIDDPWPAVDLAEQFALVTVRRSSAATILEAPDPTVRAAVLSTMSRVERAHLHRAAAAAEADPADQLTHLVHASPLPDPLVSDRLDTLAAFRAGKGEWATAAKLYLLSSRSTQEPAAREDRLVRAVDALIGAGDMRTASDYIAEIESLRETPARNAVLGYLAILRGRPNEAEARLTRAWQLVRTRHDPEVAAVICHRQVLHNLARCDGANLVLWADRAVELVGADHATAVEAQSIRGLGLAGTGRVAEALSSYRDLWGHASTGAVGQRVQMGAGWLHFATDHIDLARSELEAAAPTDFLGGSTRISLWAHGWLARTYFVTGEWDAALRLVGAGSDLADRSGAALIVPLLQWTATQIHALRGDWEAAGNSAHRGNSGARDYAIMRVPTALGRAAIAEAQADYAGVLRALAPLTEQWAHADVSEPGFWAWPDVYANALIVEGRLDEADEFLTPHEARVRDRGHRSAHARLACARGRLHGAIGDLDSARASFEDALASLAPLPLTYDRARVNYAYGQTLRRAGKRREADAVVSAAREGYLALGATTYVRRCDRELKAGGVHAVLKNRAHDALTPQEDAVSSLVATGMTNREVAAELFLSVKTVQFHLTRVYAKMGIRSRAELAAARATDETSAT from the coding sequence ATGTCACCTTCACCGTTGATCGGCCGCGGTGAACTGTTGGACGTCCTGCTCCGGACAGTCGATGCGTCCGCGACTGCGTCGACTTTCGCGGTGCTGACCGGACCGCCTGGCATCGGCGTGTCGTCGATTCTGCGGCAGCTCGAGCGGACGGTCGGTACCGAGGTGCAGCGCACGGTGGTGCGCCGCATCGGTGCGGTTTCGTGGGAAACGCAGGTGCCGTTCGCCCTCGTCAGGCAGTTCGTCCCAGCTATCGACATGGAGGGGGCCGAGCCGGTCGATTGGGGAAACCGAATTGCCGACGCGTTGCCGCCGGACTGTCTGACAGTTCTGCTGATCGATGATGCACACGACTGCGATGCGGACTCGCTCCGTGCATTCGCCTCCGCCGTTCGGCATCATCGGTCTGCGAAGTTGGCGGTGGTGTGTACTCGAAAGCCGTTGCCCGAAGGCAGTATCGAATCCCATGATGTTCTCGATCGCGCCGCAGACCTGTCGCTGGCGGTACCGCCACTGACAGTGTCGGCCGTGACCGAGATCGCGGCGCTGCAGGGGATCATTCTGTCGCCGTCCTCGGCTGCGCATTTGACGCGACACACCGGCGGACGCCCTCGGTATGCAGTGGCGCTGCTGGACGAGGTGCCTGGCGAGACCTGGAAGGGCGTTCGCCCCGAGCTGCCGGCGCCTGCCTTCGTGGCGGCGGGGGTTCGGACGACGCTCGGGCTGTGTACCGACGAGGCTCGACGCCTGATCACGGCTGTCGCAGTTCTCGAATGCGGCCGACCGTTGACGACGGTGTGCCAGGTCGCCGGCATCGACGACCCCTGGCCTGCTGTCGATCTCGCGGAGCAGTTCGCACTGGTGACCGTCCGACGTAGCTCTGCAGCAACCATCCTCGAGGCTCCCGATCCGACGGTTCGCGCCGCGGTGCTCTCGACAATGAGCCGAGTCGAGCGTGCGCACCTGCACCGAGCCGCTGCAGCAGCCGAGGCCGACCCGGCCGACCAGCTGACGCATCTGGTTCACGCGTCGCCACTGCCCGATCCACTGGTGTCGGACCGATTGGACACGCTCGCTGCGTTTCGGGCCGGGAAGGGCGAATGGGCAACGGCAGCAAAGCTTTACCTCCTGTCCAGTCGGTCGACACAGGAGCCGGCCGCGCGAGAGGATCGCTTGGTTCGCGCGGTGGATGCCCTCATCGGTGCGGGGGACATGCGCACGGCCTCGGATTACATTGCCGAGATCGAAAGCCTTCGCGAGACACCAGCTCGCAATGCCGTTCTCGGATACCTGGCCATCCTGCGCGGCCGCCCCAACGAAGCCGAAGCTCGACTCACCCGGGCGTGGCAGTTGGTCCGGACGCGGCACGACCCCGAGGTCGCCGCTGTGATCTGTCATCGGCAGGTATTGCACAATCTGGCGCGCTGCGACGGTGCCAACCTCGTATTGTGGGCCGATCGCGCAGTCGAGCTCGTCGGAGCCGACCACGCAACTGCGGTGGAGGCGCAGTCCATTCGAGGCCTCGGTCTGGCGGGTACGGGCCGTGTTGCAGAAGCACTGAGCAGCTATCGAGACCTGTGGGGTCACGCCAGTACCGGGGCCGTCGGGCAACGGGTGCAGATGGGTGCCGGTTGGCTGCACTTCGCAACGGACCACATCGATCTCGCGCGCTCGGAGCTCGAAGCCGCAGCACCGACCGACTTTCTCGGCGGTTCGACGCGAATCTCGTTGTGGGCTCATGGTTGGCTGGCGCGCACCTATTTCGTCACCGGCGAGTGGGATGCGGCGCTTCGGTTGGTCGGAGCTGGTTCCGACCTGGCCGACCGCTCCGGCGCCGCGTTGATCGTTCCTCTGCTCCAGTGGACCGCAACGCAGATCCACGCGCTCCGCGGAGATTGGGAGGCCGCTGGAAACAGTGCACACCGAGGCAATTCCGGCGCGCGCGACTACGCGATCATGCGGGTGCCTACGGCTCTCGGACGTGCTGCCATCGCGGAGGCGCAGGCCGACTATGCCGGCGTCCTACGCGCTCTTGCACCGTTGACCGAGCAGTGGGCTCACGCAGACGTGTCCGAGCCAGGGTTCTGGGCGTGGCCCGATGTGTACGCCAACGCGTTGATAGTCGAGGGCAGACTCGACGAGGCCGACGAGTTTCTGACTCCGCACGAGGCCAGAGTGCGCGATCGCGGTCATCGCTCCGCACACGCACGTCTTGCCTGTGCGCGGGGACGCCTGCATGGTGCGATCGGTGACCTCGATTCTGCGCGAGCATCATTCGAGGATGCGCTGGCATCGCTCGCACCGCTACCCCTGACGTACGATCGCGCCCGAGTCAACTATGCCTACGGTCAGACCCTGCGAAGGGCAGGTAAGCGGCGCGAGGCCGACGCCGTCGTGAGCGCCGCTCGCGAGGGCTATCTCGCGCTGGGTGCCACAACGTACGTTCGACGGTGCGACCGTGAGCTGAAAGCGGGTGGCGTGCACGCCGTTCTGAAGAATCGGGCCCACGACGCGTTGACCCCGCAGGAAGATGCAGTCTCGAGCCTGGTCGCCACGGGAATGACCAATCGCGAGGTCGCCGCCGAATTGTTCTTGTCGGTCAAGACTGTTCAGTTTCATCTGACCAGGGTGTACGCCAAGATGGGCATCCGTTCGAGAGCCGAATTGGCCGCCGCCCGAGCGACCGATGAAACCTCGGCAACATGA
- the benC gene encoding benzoate 1,2-dioxygenase electron transfer component BenC: protein MSHSVALSFEDGVTRFITCEDEQTVADAAYRARINIPLDCRDGACGTCKALCESGEYDGGTYLDDALSQSESDDGYCLPCSMKPTSDLVLQIASTSAVAKTQAATHETVVTAVEKLSPTTVRLAVEAPAGGSLAFLPGQYVNITVPGSEETRSYSFSCVSGSDELEFLVKLTAGGLMSTYLSDTAAAGDKISFTGPHGSFFLREAQRPALLLAGGTGLAPILSILRTMAAEASTRPVHLVYGASTDDDVVQLDELELLASALDAFTWDHCVSDPSSTAANKGYVTALLTDAHLNGGDVAVYLCGPPPMVEAVRTHFTEAGIEPTGFYYEKFAPSSAAAKESVDDETSSLTEDLVNDHRTTVNEPVEPQVDAKVVPTELAADCASGTPASDGRSIFGRSVFGSRVGEPLRHSGGLSASEEANTMRSIAGQRVAVAGSTAERVGLDESPDLLLTPEAHSVAAQRIWTSSDVEPLVRRTPVPASVSGSEYEIGEEHPSVHESDAVFEARRALELGALELVIGRLSSQQISGYRLLAETTTRYVDGDRFVDAAAYTETNAAFHDYLFTQTGNEHLLQAYRALGVKAAMEDVLRNATWCDPLCAQDHLDIVDAFEAGDRGRARTLIADHADRSKATMKRAMHESRANKRPKFVSPGRFTGKIVLITGAAQGIGECVARRIGAEGGALILADRSELVEQLTEELQRDGVEAAPVIADLETWEGASAVVDAALARHGRVDVSVHVVGGTIWAKPFAEYPPEQIEKEISRSLFPTLWSCRAVIPYMIERGAGTIVNVSSVATRGIHRVPYAAAKGGVNAITATLAVEAAPHGVRVVATAPGGTDAPARRVARGPAPSTEQEKDWYQAIVDQTVESSLLKRYGTLDEQAAAICFLASDEASYITGTVLPVAGGDPG from the coding sequence GTGAGCCATTCCGTCGCACTGTCTTTCGAGGACGGCGTCACCCGCTTCATCACCTGCGAGGACGAACAGACCGTCGCCGACGCCGCTTACCGGGCACGCATCAACATCCCTCTCGACTGCCGGGACGGAGCGTGCGGAACGTGCAAGGCCCTGTGCGAATCGGGTGAGTACGACGGCGGTACCTACCTCGACGACGCGCTCTCGCAGTCCGAATCGGACGACGGTTACTGCCTTCCCTGCAGTATGAAGCCCACGTCCGATCTGGTGCTTCAGATCGCCAGCACCTCGGCGGTGGCGAAAACCCAAGCTGCGACGCATGAGACGGTGGTGACCGCCGTGGAGAAACTCTCTCCCACGACGGTCAGGCTCGCTGTCGAGGCACCGGCAGGTGGCTCGCTCGCATTCCTCCCCGGTCAGTACGTCAACATCACCGTCCCCGGGTCCGAGGAGACCAGGTCCTACTCGTTCAGTTGCGTGTCGGGATCGGACGAACTCGAGTTCCTGGTCAAGCTCACAGCTGGTGGCCTGATGTCGACCTATCTGAGCGACACTGCGGCCGCGGGCGACAAGATCTCGTTCACCGGACCACACGGGAGCTTTTTTCTGCGCGAAGCACAGCGACCTGCGCTGCTGTTGGCCGGCGGTACCGGGCTGGCCCCGATCCTGTCGATTCTGCGTACGATGGCGGCCGAAGCGAGCACTCGTCCAGTGCATCTCGTATATGGAGCCAGCACCGACGACGACGTCGTCCAGCTGGACGAGCTCGAACTCCTGGCCTCGGCATTGGACGCATTCACGTGGGATCACTGCGTTTCGGACCCCTCGAGCACCGCTGCGAACAAGGGGTACGTCACTGCACTGTTGACCGATGCACATCTCAATGGCGGTGATGTCGCGGTCTACCTGTGCGGCCCGCCTCCCATGGTCGAGGCAGTCCGAACGCACTTCACCGAAGCCGGCATCGAACCGACCGGCTTCTACTACGAGAAGTTCGCGCCGTCGTCGGCAGCTGCGAAGGAGAGTGTCGACGACGAAACGAGTTCGCTCACAGAGGATCTGGTGAACGACCACCGGACGACGGTGAACGAACCGGTGGAACCACAGGTCGACGCGAAAGTCGTTCCGACGGAACTGGCTGCAGACTGCGCTTCCGGGACGCCTGCCTCGGACGGCAGGAGTATCTTCGGTCGATCAGTGTTCGGCAGTCGCGTAGGAGAACCGCTACGCCACAGTGGTGGGCTCTCGGCCTCCGAGGAAGCAAACACCATGCGCTCGATCGCGGGGCAGCGCGTCGCCGTAGCCGGGTCGACGGCCGAGCGGGTCGGGTTGGACGAAAGTCCAGATCTACTCTTGACACCCGAAGCGCACTCCGTTGCAGCACAACGTATCTGGACCTCGAGTGACGTCGAGCCACTTGTCCGGCGAACTCCGGTACCGGCGTCCGTTTCGGGCTCGGAGTACGAGATCGGCGAAGAACATCCCTCGGTGCACGAGTCGGATGCAGTGTTCGAGGCCAGGCGCGCTCTCGAACTCGGTGCCCTGGAGCTGGTGATCGGCCGACTGTCTTCACAGCAGATTTCCGGCTACCGATTGCTGGCCGAGACCACCACTCGCTACGTCGACGGTGATCGGTTCGTCGACGCCGCCGCCTACACCGAGACCAACGCTGCCTTCCACGACTACCTCTTCACACAGACGGGCAACGAGCACCTGCTGCAGGCTTATCGGGCTCTCGGGGTGAAAGCGGCGATGGAGGACGTGCTGCGCAACGCGACCTGGTGCGATCCGCTGTGCGCCCAGGACCACTTGGACATCGTCGACGCATTCGAGGCCGGGGACCGTGGGCGCGCACGGACACTGATCGCCGATCACGCCGACCGCTCGAAGGCCACGATGAAGCGCGCCATGCACGAATCCCGTGCGAACAAACGTCCCAAGTTCGTCAGCCCCGGCCGATTCACAGGCAAGATCGTGCTGATCACCGGTGCCGCCCAGGGCATCGGCGAATGCGTCGCCCGACGGATCGGTGCCGAAGGAGGAGCACTGATCCTGGCCGACCGGTCCGAGTTGGTCGAACAGCTCACCGAGGAACTTCAACGAGACGGCGTCGAGGCCGCCCCTGTGATCGCCGACCTCGAAACCTGGGAGGGTGCTTCGGCGGTGGTGGACGCCGCACTCGCAAGACACGGACGTGTCGACGTGTCGGTTCACGTCGTCGGCGGCACCATCTGGGCGAAACCGTTCGCCGAGTATCCGCCCGAGCAGATCGAGAAGGAAATCTCCCGCTCGCTCTTTCCGACGCTGTGGTCCTGCCGAGCCGTGATCCCATACATGATCGAACGCGGTGCCGGTACCATCGTCAACGTCTCCTCGGTCGCCACCCGCGGCATCCACCGGGTCCCCTACGCAGCAGCGAAGGGCGGCGTCAACGCCATCACTGCGACTCTGGCAGTCGAGGCGGCACCGCACGGTGTTCGTGTGGTGGCCACCGCTCCAGGCGGTACCGATGCACCGGCACGACGCGTCGCTCGCGGGCCCGCGCCCTCTACCGAGCAAGAAAAGGACTGGTACCAGGCCATCGTCGACCAAACGGTGGAGTCCTCGCTGCTCAAACGCTACGGAACACTGGACGAGCAGGCCGCAGCGATCTGCTTCCTCGCCTCCGACGAGGCGTCGTACATCACCGGCACCGTACTCCCGGTGGCCGGCGGCGATCCGGGCTGA
- a CDS encoding benzoate/H(+) symporter BenE family transporter, translating to MTKMFERTASSELPERRPPSLRVLRVDFGGQYVGAGATGVLFSATGPVAVIMGAAAAGSLTAAQTASWVFGVFVLNGILTVVASWVYRMPLSFFWTIPGTVLVGQSLASLTWPEVVGAYLATGVLIVVLGATGVVSKLMAFLPHRVVMAMVAGAFLSFGTGLVQSVSSDVLVAGCMVVAWLALTRSDTWSKRVPPVLAALVAGLVALAASGGYTRVSGPAAELPLVGLPELVAPSFSGAAMAQLVIPLAITVIAVQNGQGAAVLNSAGHRPPMTVVTIACGVWSLLVASLGAVSTCLAGPTNALLVAVGERSRQYTAGMTCGALAIVVGLLAPLLVRGLSVVPATFIAALAGLAMLEALRGAFTAAFSDSAGRPVLAPLITLLVTISGTDVGGLGAPFWGLVAGVAVTYLLDRRQ from the coding sequence ATGACAAAAATGTTCGAGAGAACGGCCTCCAGCGAACTGCCGGAGCGTCGCCCGCCGAGTCTGCGTGTCCTGCGCGTCGACTTCGGCGGGCAGTACGTCGGTGCGGGGGCAACCGGCGTGCTGTTCAGCGCGACCGGCCCCGTTGCGGTCATCATGGGCGCCGCAGCCGCCGGCTCGCTCACCGCAGCGCAGACCGCGTCGTGGGTCTTCGGGGTGTTCGTGCTCAACGGCATTCTCACCGTGGTGGCGAGCTGGGTGTACCGGATGCCGCTGAGTTTCTTCTGGACCATTCCGGGCACCGTTCTGGTCGGTCAGTCGCTGGCGTCGCTGACCTGGCCGGAAGTCGTCGGGGCGTACCTCGCCACCGGGGTCCTCATCGTCGTGCTGGGAGCCACCGGCGTGGTCTCGAAATTGATGGCCTTTCTGCCGCACAGGGTGGTGATGGCGATGGTTGCCGGAGCATTTCTGTCGTTCGGAACCGGACTCGTGCAGTCGGTTTCGTCCGACGTACTCGTCGCCGGCTGCATGGTCGTGGCGTGGTTGGCTCTGACCCGCTCCGATACGTGGTCCAAACGGGTGCCTCCTGTCCTCGCCGCATTGGTTGCCGGGCTCGTGGCTCTCGCAGCATCCGGCGGGTACACCCGAGTGAGCGGCCCCGCGGCCGAGCTGCCCCTCGTCGGTCTGCCCGAACTCGTTGCGCCGTCGTTCAGTGGGGCGGCAATGGCCCAGTTGGTGATACCGCTTGCCATCACCGTGATCGCGGTACAGAACGGTCAGGGTGCTGCGGTACTGAACTCTGCGGGCCACCGACCGCCGATGACCGTTGTCACCATCGCCTGCGGCGTTTGGTCGCTTCTGGTTGCGTCGCTGGGCGCGGTGTCGACGTGTCTGGCCGGTCCGACCAATGCCTTGCTCGTTGCTGTGGGTGAACGGTCGCGGCAGTACACCGCCGGAATGACCTGCGGCGCATTGGCCATCGTGGTGGGTCTACTTGCGCCGCTGCTGGTGCGAGGGCTGTCCGTGGTACCCGCTACATTCATCGCCGCTCTCGCAGGATTGGCCATGCTCGAGGCGCTGCGCGGTGCATTCACTGCCGCGTTCTCCGATTCGGCCGGCCGGCCGGTGCTCGCGCCGCTGATCACGTTGCTGGTCACCATCTCCGGCACCGATGTCGGAGGACTCGGCGCACCGTTCTGGGGACTGGTCGCAGGTGTTGCGGTGACTTACCTGCTCGATCGCCGACAGTAG
- the benA gene encoding benzoate 1,2-dioxygenase large subunit, with the protein MTEMLDHVQNTIDGAVIDDVAAGIYRANRSIFTDEEVFELEMKHIFEGNWIYLAHESQLPNNGDYFTVHMGRQPVVITRGKDGELHCLINACAHRGAMLCRRKTDNRTTLTCPFHGWTFRNDGTLLKVKDPDGAGYPDTFDVDGSHNLTKVPRFESYRGFLFASLNDDVSTLAEHLGDTTKVIDMLVDQSPEGLEVLRGSSSYTFDGNWKVQAENGADGYHVSAVHWNYAATTSRRNNGESKNTTKALDAGGWGKSGGGYWSYPNGHLCLWTWAANPQDRPLWDQMDALKEKFGDAKGEFMVKGSRNLCLYPNVYLMDQFSTQIRHFRPIAPNKTEVTIYCIAPKGESKEARAHRIRQYEDFFNASGMATPDDLEEFRSCQLTFQATNAPWNDMSRGAEHWLTGPDPVAEALDMPGVISAGVKNEDEGLFPVQHGYWRKTLLAALDKQRAADSATAAAQEV; encoded by the coding sequence ATGACCGAAATGCTGGATCACGTACAGAACACGATCGACGGAGCGGTGATCGACGATGTAGCGGCGGGCATCTACCGCGCCAACCGCAGTATTTTCACCGACGAAGAGGTCTTCGAGCTCGAGATGAAGCACATCTTCGAGGGCAACTGGATCTACCTCGCCCACGAAAGTCAGCTCCCGAACAACGGGGACTATTTCACCGTGCACATGGGTCGTCAGCCCGTCGTGATCACCCGTGGCAAGGACGGTGAACTCCATTGCCTCATCAACGCCTGCGCACATCGTGGCGCGATGTTGTGCCGACGAAAGACGGACAACCGCACCACGCTCACCTGCCCCTTCCATGGCTGGACGTTCCGGAACGACGGCACGTTGCTCAAGGTCAAGGATCCCGACGGTGCCGGCTACCCGGACACGTTCGATGTCGATGGATCGCACAACCTCACCAAGGTCCCCCGATTCGAGAGCTACCGCGGTTTCCTCTTCGCGAGCCTGAACGACGACGTCTCGACCCTGGCCGAGCATCTCGGTGACACGACGAAAGTCATCGACATGCTCGTCGACCAGTCACCGGAAGGACTCGAAGTACTCCGCGGATCCTCGTCGTACACCTTCGACGGGAACTGGAAAGTACAGGCGGAGAACGGGGCCGACGGGTATCACGTCAGTGCCGTGCACTGGAATTACGCCGCGACCACCTCGCGCCGCAACAACGGCGAATCCAAGAACACCACCAAGGCGCTCGACGCCGGCGGCTGGGGTAAGTCCGGCGGCGGCTACTGGTCCTACCCCAACGGCCATCTCTGCCTGTGGACCTGGGCGGCCAACCCCCAGGACCGCCCGCTGTGGGACCAGATGGACGCGCTGAAGGAGAAGTTCGGCGACGCCAAGGGCGAATTCATGGTGAAGGGTTCACGCAACCTGTGCCTGTACCCGAACGTCTACCTGATGGATCAGTTCAGCACGCAGATCCGGCACTTCCGGCCGATCGCGCCCAACAAGACCGAGGTCACCATCTACTGCATCGCACCCAAGGGCGAGAGCAAAGAGGCTCGCGCACATCGGATCCGGCAGTACGAGGACTTCTTCAACGCCTCCGGCATGGCGACACCCGACGACCTGGAAGAGTTTCGCTCCTGTCAGCTGACGTTCCAGGCGACCAATGCGCCGTGGAACGACATGAGCCGCGGCGCGGAGCACTGGCTCACCGGACCCGATCCGGTGGCCGAGGCACTGGACATGCCCGGTGTCATTTCGGCGGGAGTCAAGAACGAAGACGAGGGCTTGTTCCCCGTTCAGCACGGCTACTGGCGCAAGACCCTACTTGCCGCCCTCGACAAGCAGCGCGCAGCCGACTCCGCAACCGCTGCAGCACAGGAGGTCTGA
- a CDS encoding aromatic acid/H+ symport family MFS transporter, translating into MNAPDSTANTSWASDRHRRSVLWIVALSTAAIVFDGYDLVVYGTVLPTLLADSAQLGALDPETAGALGSYALIGVMVGALTAGAFGDRIGRRRTMLTCIVWFSVGMGATALAQNITMFGLLRFLTGIGVGGLVATVGAMIAEFAPPGRRNLFNAIVYSGIPAGGVLASLAAITLQDSIGWRGLFWIGALPLFVLLPLALLRMPESPRWLLAHGRVADAQQICDRTGIPMPEVEPAIAGDRVGFAALARKPLLRPTALLGLMSFSGLLLTYGLNTWLPQIMSEAGYNAKGSLSFLLVLNGGAIIGGLIASRVADRTGPQRVIAVTFCLAALSLVLLTLNFPLGVLLVAVAGAGIGAIGTQVLIYGFVSNYYPTTARAAGVAWCAGFGRLGGILGPLLGGILLGAGIASSTAFYIFAVVALLGALVTTAVPAVRALRRSDLAAGQPVKVAE; encoded by the coding sequence ATGAATGCCCCGGACTCCACCGCCAACACCAGTTGGGCCAGTGACCGACACCGCCGAAGTGTTCTGTGGATCGTTGCACTGTCCACGGCAGCAATTGTTTTCGACGGCTACGACCTCGTCGTCTACGGTACCGTGCTGCCGACTCTGCTCGCCGATTCCGCTCAGCTGGGTGCCTTGGATCCGGAAACCGCTGGAGCACTCGGTTCCTACGCCCTGATCGGCGTCATGGTCGGTGCCTTGACGGCCGGTGCTTTCGGTGATCGGATCGGTCGTCGTAGAACGATGTTGACGTGCATCGTCTGGTTCTCGGTGGGGATGGGGGCAACTGCACTCGCACAGAACATCACGATGTTCGGCCTACTTCGGTTCCTGACCGGTATCGGAGTCGGTGGCCTCGTCGCCACCGTCGGTGCAATGATCGCCGAATTCGCACCGCCAGGACGACGAAACCTGTTCAACGCCATCGTCTACAGCGGCATCCCGGCAGGCGGTGTGCTGGCATCGCTGGCCGCGATCACCCTGCAGGATTCGATCGGGTGGCGCGGATTGTTCTGGATCGGAGCACTCCCGCTGTTCGTGCTGTTGCCGCTGGCTCTGCTTCGGATGCCGGAGTCGCCGCGATGGCTGTTGGCACACGGACGCGTCGCCGACGCCCAGCAGATCTGTGATCGAACCGGTATTCCGATGCCCGAGGTCGAGCCCGCCATCGCCGGGGATCGCGTCGGGTTTGCCGCTCTGGCTCGCAAACCCCTTCTGCGCCCGACAGCCCTTCTGGGTCTGATGAGCTTCTCCGGCCTACTGCTGACCTACGGCCTCAACACCTGGCTTCCACAGATCATGTCCGAGGCGGGATACAACGCGAAGGGCTCACTGTCATTCCTGTTGGTGCTCAACGGCGGTGCCATCATCGGCGGGCTGATTGCATCTCGTGTCGCCGATCGCACCGGACCGCAACGCGTCATCGCAGTCACCTTCTGCCTCGCCGCACTGTCGTTGGTTCTGCTGACGCTGAACTTCCCGCTCGGTGTCCTACTGGTCGCCGTTGCCGGCGCCGGCATCGGTGCCATCGGCACCCAGGTCCTGATCTACGGATTCGTCTCGAACTACTATCCCACCACCGCCCGCGCAGCAGGTGTTGCGTGGTGCGCCGGATTCGGCCGGCTCGGCGGCATACTCGGACCGCTACTCGGCGGCATCTTGCTCGGGGCCGGCATCGCGTCGTCCACGGCGTTCTACATCTTCGCTGTCGTGGCGCTGCTCGGAGCGCTCGTCACGACCGCTGTCCCCGCGGTTCGGGCACTGCGTCGGTCCGATCTAGCGGCCGGCCAACCGGTGAAAGTGGCTGAATGA
- a CDS encoding LysR family transcriptional regulator yields the protein MELRHLYHFVAVAETRHFGQAATRLHLAQPALSQSVRQLEAELGVTLLARTTRQVSLTPAGEFFYRETLRNLDSLEQSARGVRRIADGRYGLVRIGFTGTAAFDQLPPIARAIKQRLPGIALEIHGDLLTSAQVDGLRAEHLDVAVLRPPVAGDDLVLRTITTESLVLALPVDHRFSTEPALDVADLAYEDFVMYSDTHSVVNEAVVTSCRAAGFNPRREHEAPDTSVLLALVAAGLGVALVPESVRALQLNGVVFRDIAGASTIDLALAWRRDRPSALVDALVGALEDAGVLPRLESSVSSKPKDMS from the coding sequence ATGGAACTTCGGCACCTGTACCACTTCGTGGCCGTCGCCGAGACTCGGCACTTCGGGCAGGCCGCCACCCGGTTACACCTGGCTCAGCCCGCACTGTCGCAATCGGTTCGCCAATTGGAAGCCGAGTTGGGTGTGACGCTGTTGGCCAGGACAACCCGCCAGGTCAGCCTGACTCCGGCGGGAGAATTCTTCTACCGCGAAACGCTCCGCAACCTCGACAGTCTTGAGCAGAGCGCGCGAGGAGTGCGAAGGATCGCCGATGGCCGATATGGGTTGGTACGCATCGGCTTCACCGGTACCGCCGCCTTCGACCAGCTACCGCCGATTGCGCGAGCGATCAAACAGAGACTGCCTGGCATTGCCTTGGAAATTCACGGCGACCTGCTCACCTCAGCGCAGGTCGACGGTCTGCGCGCGGAACATCTCGACGTCGCTGTGCTGCGACCACCTGTTGCGGGCGACGATCTGGTGTTGCGCACCATCACCACGGAATCGTTGGTGCTCGCGCTGCCCGTCGATCATCGGTTCTCCACCGAACCGGCGCTCGACGTCGCCGATCTGGCCTACGAGGACTTCGTCATGTACTCCGACACTCATTCGGTCGTCAACGAAGCAGTGGTGACAAGTTGTCGCGCAGCAGGTTTCAACCCCCGCCGTGAACACGAGGCCCCGGATACTTCGGTCCTGCTGGCACTCGTCGCTGCGGGATTGGGTGTTGCGTTGGTTCCGGAATCCGTTCGCGCCCTGCAGTTGAACGGCGTCGTGTTCCGCGACATCGCCGGCGCGAGCACCATCGATCTGGCGTTGGCCTGGCGCCGCGACCGGCCTTCTGCACTCGTCGATGCGCTCGTCGGTGCCCTCGAGGACGCGGGCGTTCTGCCGCGCCTCGAATCATCCGTTTCGTCCAAGCCGAAGGACATGTCATGA